In Dromaius novaehollandiae isolate bDroNov1 chromosome 29, bDroNov1.hap1, whole genome shotgun sequence, the DNA window TTTGCACTGAAGGGAATAAAAGAAACAGTTTGTTACCGTTCAGTGGTTAATAACAGTATTTGCCCATGAATGTGCCTGTCCTCATCTGTTAATTCTTTTCGCAGCCAATGAATTTCCATGTTTACCAAAGCAAGTGGCATGGATTTTTGCAACAAGAAGAGTCTTTATGTATCCAGAGTTACTGCCAATATGTTCCTTGAAAGCAAATCCTCCCCGGGACAAGATTATCTTCACCAAGGCAGAGGACAAGTAGGTGCTTAGAATTGTTGAATAAAATGCATACAAATGAGTTTTTTGTATGGAGAACTGCTAGGATACAGACTTCGGGGATATCAGTGTATTGTCGAACAGACCATCCAAATAGCAATCTGGAGTACTCtctaaaagacttttttctttttttttttttcttttccctcctccatccctctctccctttttttcagtttattagcTTTAGGTTTGAAACATTTTGAAGGGACAGATTTTCCAAAGCCTTTGATCAGCAAGTATCTTTTGCCAACAAAAACTGCCCACCAGCTGACAGTGCGAATCAAGAACCTCAATATGAATCGAGCCCCTGATAATATCATCAGAGTGAGTGACACGTTCAGATTATGTTTTGGTATTTTTCAGATTTGTGTGTCTGTCTGTTATTGGTCATACAAAAACAGTCCTTGGAATAAAAAGCACATCTCTTTTTGTATCTATGCTGacactttcttaaaagaaaatgtgatCCTTTTATTAGGGATGAGGTACTTTAATTACTATTTTGAAATGCTTACAGCTAGTATGCATGCACATCTGCTAGACCTTTAATGCTTTTTCCCAGAGAAATCAAGATGGTAGTGAGCTCAAGTTCAGCCTTTACTATTCCTTTTCAATGTTTTATGTGGATAGCAGCTTATTGAAATAGTAGTGATTTGGATCACTTAATTTGCACAGAAGACTTTTAGAGAGCACAATTGGACAGGTGTTCTGACTGCAATCCTCTTGTCTTGCATTCTTTCCCCACCTCTTCCACACAGTActataaaaagacaaaacagttgCCCATTCTATTCAAGTGCTGTGAGGAGATCCAGCCTAATGAGTGGAAACCACCTGTGGAGAGAGAAGAACACCGCTTGCCATTTTGGCTAAAGGTAcagtttctgctgtttcttcatccagcatgtgggtttttttgttgatttgtcttaggttttgggggggtgggggggggagaggtggGTTCTAATTGGTtgaggtattttctctttttcattacaGCTTAGGTCTACAGTGAGTTGTTTGTCAGGCTACAGCCAAAATGTGGTCTGACTATATTACATGGGAACCTGTTAGCCATCTTTCTCGCAGCATCACACCTATGAGAGAGGGTGTTCTCCCTTAATACGTAACTTTctaagaggaaagaagaaatctgttttttgtgctttttccccccccccgaaGGTTGGCTTCACCTGAAGCATCTGTTTTTGTTATATGTAAATGTCATATGCTTTGTAGGGGCTCTTTCTCCGAGATTCCTTGCACAAGGAAAGACTAATTTGAAGGCATAATGACCGTGCCCTGAGGGTCACACAAGACACTAGGGTCTGCATCTATGGAAAGCATTAGACTTGGAGTCCTTGAAATTCAGTCCTCTCGATGGCATGTTGGAGTCTACCATCTCAGGGAAGCTTCCCTCCCACTAAGTCTTGTATTTACTAAAGGAGCCTTTATAGAACAGTGCAGTTGTGTTGTTCTCTTCAGGCCTTTAGATATTCTCTTGAAGACTTTTGAGTAAAACTTGTGAATATTAAGCAGtaaataaaatgtgctttaatTCCAGAAGCAAGTTGCTACCTGCCTCTTGCAATGCTGTTTGAAGACAGTAAGAGCCTATGAACTGGACTAATAAACTCTTGTTTCCTTTAGGCAAGTTTGCCCTCCATTCAGGGGGAATTGAAACAATTAGCAGAAGATGCCAGGGAGATGCCAGGTTCACATGATGCAGAATCTGTCTTTTTGGGAACAGAGAAGGAAACTTCAGACACAGAATGTGATGAAAAGTATCCTCTGCTCATGCCAAAGGGACTAGTACTGACCTTAAAGCCCCTTGCCAATCGATTCTctaggagagcatggagaaggcAAAGGTCTTCCGCTCTGAAACCTGTCTTCATTCGACCGAGTCCTTGTCTGCAGCCCGGTTCCAACGCTTTGAACATCCAGAAAACTGTGAAGTTATCCCAGTCAGAAGCTCCTCCCAGCAAAGTTATGGTTCAGATTCCTCGGTTAATCCAGCCAGCTACAGTTATGCAGACTGTGTCAGGAGTGCAACCTTTGAATGTTCCAGCAGTGGTAGGAAGCGGGGATGGCTTGGAATTTCAGAATGTACTCTCCACTTCACATTCTGATTCCAGACAatcttttccagctgctgtaCCACAAGCCCTAGTGTCCTCAAGTCCTGTAGCTTTTCAGCCAAAACTGATCTTGCCAGCTTTGGCCGGACCAAAAATTCGCAAACCTGGTGTTCGCAAGGtataccaaaagaaaaaagggacAAAATCTGCCCCGTTGATAAAGACTTCACCTTTGATTCAGCCATCTCCTGTCATCCTTACTGTACCTGCTACCACAGTCAAAGTGGTTAATATAGGAAATGGCTGCAATATGATTCAGCCCATAAATACAACAGTTggtagaggcactcaggctattCCGGTTACAACCTTGTTGGTAAATCCATCCACTTTCCCATGTCCGTTAAATCAGCCTCTAGTGACTTCTTCAATCCCTTCGTTGATAGTCTCTCCTAACCCTGTTGGTCTTTCTACGTCATCTGTTGTTGAAAATGAAGAACAGCTGAATCTGGCTCCTTCCTGCCCTGCTGTAAATAACAAAAATGCCTATCCTATAGTTGAGCCCAAGGCTGAACCCCAAGAGTTGTACATTTCATGCTCAGCTGTGTCCCCCAAGAAGGAATGTAGTACAAATCTTGCCACTTCAAATAATGGCAGCCAAGAAAAAGTGAATAAGAGCGACTGCTGTAGCTGGACAGTGGTAGGGACAGGGGAGGAAAACACCGCAGAGCCGTTATCTGTGGACCTTCTGCCTCATTTAGAAGATCCAGATGAAGCAGTGAAAACTGAACGTGAAGATTCAAATGATGCTATCAAGGAAGTAAATCCAATACAGAAGAGGGATCTTCTATGTGCTGAAGTGAAGGAGGAGTTCATGCTGGATCTTGGCCAGGAGCTGAACATGGAGGCTGCATGTTCATGTCCAAAtgagctgaaagaaataaaaaaagagtgTACATCATGcgaagagaagggagaagaggaaagacagGATTTGCAGTCACCCCCCCGTGATGAACAGCAGATGGATGCAGGCATTGTTGCAGTACCGCAAGTAAGCAGCGAGTCTCCTAAGAATCAATCATACACAACAGATGTTGAAGCAGAATTTAGTAGCCCACTAGGAAAACCAGAGGATTCGTCCAGTATGGATGGCCAGTCTGTTGGGACACCAGCTGGCCCCGAAgctgggggagagaaagaaggacaagaggaagaagaggaagaagatttTGACGATTTTACACAAGATGAGGATGAAGAGATGTCATCAGCCTCAGAAGAATCTATTCTCTCTGTGCCGGAACTTCAGGTAAAAACAAAATATCACTGTCCTGAAACAGCATAGTGAAGTCAGGGCAAAGCACAGTTTGATTCAAATGGAAAACTAAAATATTAGCTATATATTTGTATATCGTATTATGTAATTTTAAAACACTAACAGTACTTGTGCTGTTCTACAGAAAAATTGGACATCATGTTTTTCTAAGGGGACTTTAAGTCTCAGCTAGGGAACATCTTGCAAATATCCAGGCTTAAATTCTGCTGAGTTATAAGGCCTTCCTCAGTTGAGGCTGTTCTTTCATCAAAAGTAATTTAACTGACAATTATTCTCTGAAACACAGTTCCAGCAAGCCTTCAAGACCTAAGAAGACTATTAAGGGATCCTGTCTAACTTAAGACTTTTCTAAATGGCAGATTCTGAAACGGAAGTTTGTGCATGATAAGAAAATAGACAGTTCTGATTCTGATCAAATTCTGTCATTTCACTAGAAATCTAATTGGTCAGATGTTGATCTGCAGAGTCAGTCGTTAGGATTATGATGGAGTGAGCTAGTTGTTGAATGACATTAAAACAAGCACTAAAAAATGGtcttttgttgttgctttctAAGGAGACGATGGAAAAACTTACTTGGCTTGCAACAGAGAGACGTTTAAGCCAGGAAGGAGATTCTGAAGAAGAGAATTCTCAGGAAGAGAACTCTgagccggaggaggaggaggaggaagaaggggatgGAATAGAGAGTTCACAGAAAGATGATGAAATATCTGGAGATATATCAGAGGAACCCAAATCTGCCTTCATGTTGACAAAGACAGCCCCACAGGTAGAAGCCAACAGAATGCCACCGGGTAAGTGCCGTGTGTTTCTTTTGACTCGGGGCATGGGGAAACAGAACTAATATCCTCATCAGAATCAAAACCCTGTGGAAATTGCTTTCAGGTTTAATCTCACTTAGCATGTCTGAGCTTAGTGATACTTTCCATCTGGAAATGAAATTTTGCAACACAATCATAGTGGGATTTAAGATTAAGTCAGATTAAATACTCAAAACTCTCACAGCTTCACTAACTCTGAATTTTGTGTTACAGGGTCATCACTAACGTGTTAGGGAacaataaatgaaacaaaataataacAATGTAGGAAGTGTTAGATGAATTCGAGCAGTAAATGTTCAGGAGAAGGTGGACTCCAGCATAGTAGACCAATAGATGCCTAAGCTAAAGATAAAAAATCTCTAGCAGTGTAGCAACTCTGAGTATATGATTTCATTCCTTATTATCTGACACCACAGTTGGTTATCTGTGATGTTAACTCTATTTATGTCAATAATAAACTGTTATAAAAAGAATAACTTGCAAGTGTTACATCCAGTTCTGAGGTTCATATATCTGTATTCACCTGCTTGTAGTTCTCAGTAGACTAGTAGCTAAGTAGTAGCTAGGATCAAAGATTGGTATGCTGCAGCATCCAAAGACTTTCTCATTAGTTGCTACAATAATAAACAGCcaatttaaaattcattagcCAGCCTGactaataaagtatttttttattcatatGTGTACAGGAGGGTTTAAACAGTTAACTCATCACTaattctgaaaatgtaattttctatTGCAATATCGGTCTAGAAAAATAATTGTCTGTCAGCCCAGAGAAAGTGTGAAAAGTTCCTGCGCAACCTGCATTGTGCTTCTTCACAGGAGAGAACATGAAAGCCCCTGGGAAGAGCAGGAACTCCTACAGAACCAGAAATAAGCGGGGACGGACTCGTGCTAGCAAAGATACCTCTAAGCTGCTCCTTTTGTATGATGAAGACATCCTGGAGAGAGATCCCCTGCGGGAACAGAAAGATCTGGCATTTGCACAAGCCTATCTAACCAGGGTGAGCCGGACCAGCATGTAGCTCAGGAACAAGAACATCAGACAGCTTGGCTCTTTTAACACAGTTCAAGCCTGAGCCACACAACTACCAGTTCTAACGGggcctttttttaatttcagaatttgATCATCTTGGATTCGGTTCCCCTCTTTCTTACGAGCGGTCCACATTTATCCTTTAAGGAAGCGATTTCGTTGACGCAACAAAATTGAAAGCACTGTATAAATGCTGAGTAGCAAGAGATTAAAGAGATTACTAAATTAACTTGTTTTCTTCCTGAATGTTACGTAGTCCTATAAAGGTCTGTTGCTCCTTGCAGGTGCGTGAAGCCTTGCAGAATGTTCCTGGAAAGTACGAAGACTTCCTTCGTGTTATCTACGAGTTTGAGATTAGCACTGACAAACGGACAGCTGTAGATCTCTATTCCACTTTACAGAAACTGTTGCATGAGTGGCCACAGTTGCTCACagattttgctgcctttcttttACCAGAACAAGCTTTGGAATGTGGACTGGTAAGTAGAAGGAAAGAAGCAGACCAGCATCTAAGCAGGCAAATGTAAATGCTGTGAGAGTGGAAGAACAAGGAGTTCTTCCTAGGGCAAGGAAAAGCAGGTGGTAAATCATTTGCTTACCTTCCTGTTTTATTACTTAGAATTGAAAATTCTAGTGTCTGTCTTAAGACGCATACTAAATATGGCTGTGGAGATTCAGTCTTTCCCAGTTACATGCCAGAACCCAACGGCTGAGAGACAACATGCAAATACAGGCAGTGGAATGCTTCCATTGTTTCAGAAATCAGCCTTCCGCTTTGTAAGACAGAGGTTTTCACTTGTTACCTTCCTCCTGGTTTTTCCTATCTTATATGCTTACTGTTGAAGCAACACTTTGTAGATCACATAGGTATTGATTGTCCAAAGCATTATTTCTCGTCTCTTTCCTCCacctcttcccagttttgtagtGGCTGTCACTATGAATggaaaacaaatagcaaaagTGGGATTTTATAGCTCTTTTAAGTCAACTACAGATGCTTGGAAATATACTCTTGGACATGAAGggtgaatctttttcttttggtcAGTTTGAAGAGCAGCAAGCATTTGAAAAAAGCCGGAAGTTCCTCAGACAGCTGGAGATCTGTTTTGCTGAAAATCCTGCCCACCATCAAAAGATCATCAAAGTTCTGCAGAGTTGTGCAGACTGCCTCCCCCAGGAGATTGCAGAGGTAATGTATCCCCTCTCTCTCAAAAAGCCGCCAGAGTACAATTACCTAGCCTACTTCACTGTTCCCTTTTGCTGCTCTTTGAGACCACAAGAGCATAACAAGCTTGATCTCCCCTGTGGCGTCTGGTAGATCATTGAAGCTACCTCTTCACCAGGCTTTACAGTTAACTGGCCTTTGTGCAtctcctctctcctgctttcaCCTTGCTTTTATCACCTTGCAGGTGAAATTTTAGCTTCTGCCTAGAATTTTGAAGAGATATTTCTTTGCTAGATAGATAGCTGGAAATGGAATGACCTCAAAACAGCTATGAGGTGGTGGCAACGCAAGCATGTACTTCCACGTGGGAGTTCTGATAAGCCTTGATGTTCCATTTGCCTTGAGAAATCCTCCCAAGAAGAATGTGACAACGGGAAACGGAACACTGATTTTTCTGTGGATTTCCCTCTTTCAGCTGAAGACCCAAATGTGGCAACTGTTGAAAGGACATGACCACTTGCAGGATGAGTTCTCCATTTTCTTTGATCACTTACGCCCCTCAGCCAGCCGGATGGGAGACTTTGAGGAGATCAACTGGACAGAAGAGAAGGAGTATGAGGTGGAGCAATCTTTTCCCCAAACCAGGAAAGATAAGAGCAGAGATGCTAGAAATGTTTGAACTTGAAGGATTTGTAGTGAGGCTGCTTTTCTAGAgtgagggaagtggcagggtgGGATAGCTGTAGGTGGGCTGGTGCAGATGTTTCATATTCTTACAGCATTTATGTCTATTCTAACAAGATTGAACTTGTGCTGCCCTAGAACTGAACTTAATATTCAGAAATTTGTGGGGAAAATGAAATTGCCTCCTGAAGCGCTATCATGATAGagcagtttgtttgttttctttcagtttgatgGGTTTGAAGAAGTGTCTTTACCAGATGTAGAAGAGGAGGATGAACCACCCAAGATGCATGCAGCctcaaaaaataagaaaaggaaagagattggAGGCCAGAACAATGACAAGGTGGGCCTGGGATGTCTCGCTAGCCCACACGTGAGGACTCCAAACAAATGCATGTCTGTGAAGATAAACGTATCTTTACAGAGAGATATGAGAACGGTCTAAAGGGATTTGAAGAAAGGgattaaaatgtttctgttgtgCTTTGCTTGCTAGCAGCATAATTGCTTTAGTTCTCTCTGGGTGTTCACAGAGTGCTACTTTGccctttctgtctccttctggGATTAACCTTCATCTGACTGTTATCTTTGTGTACAATGCAAATTTGTCAGCTAGAGTATGTCTGTTTCCAGGAGGTCGAGTGGGTAGATGGGACGAAGGAATGTTCGTGTTCCTGCCATGAAGGGAGTAGCGATCTCAAgctcaagaaaagcaaaaggaggaccTGCGGCCATTGTAGTAGTAAGGTTAGTTGATAGGCCAAGTCACTGGACTGGTGAGTGGAAAAAATAGTCATGCCAAGAAGTCCCACTGTTTGTTGTGATGATCTGTCCAGCGCTGGACGTCCTGTCTCCAAAACATAACGTGTTGTAGAAGAAAATGAATCGTAAGGCAACTGATACACTGCCAATAGTGTCTCCCTCTTCAGAGCTCTGACTGCTCTACCTGGCCTTCCCCTGTCTATCTTTCTCTTTACTTTCTCTCCTTGCTCTGCTAAATAGTATTAATTTTGATGTTCCTTTGAGTTAAgaataattttgtgtgtgtgtgtgtgtgtgtgtgtgtgtgtagaagaTGCTTGTGTGGCCACTATATGAAGAGAACTGTGCTTGTTCATAGTAATAGAATCAGTTTCCTAAACACAAATAAATTGCCAAACTGAAGCATTAGTTAGGGTCAAGGAATACTTTTGAGGCAAAGGCTGAGGTGTTAGGTTTGGACAGATGCACCACATCTGTAATCATATGCCTATATATTGATTTGTAGGTGTGTGAAAGcaaactttataaaaataaagattctcAAGAGCTGACTGTTAGCCTCGTTCAGCAAGAGTCAAGTCTGCAGCCTGAAGGAAAGAATCCTGGAATATCTAAGGAACCTGTCGAAGAGAGCTTGGAGAACAGAGATGAGGGAGAAGATATCCAGAGCAGAACAAAAACCCCATCTAGGAAAGTGGACGCTCTGGTTTCAGGTCTGTGAAAGACTTGTGTACGTGTCATTCATCTCCAGACTGGCTCATACAAATGAAAACAGGCATAGGACTTCCTAATGCAGATTTGTGGTAATAATGACAAATTCtaataaccttttttcttttttttttttcatgtttttttcctccactctaGATTCCTTAAGCATGCAACTATCTAGAGCATTCCCTTCAAAGGGCTCTATTGACCAGAAAAATATCCCACCCTTTGTAGAATGATTGACAGATACATTTAAGCTTGTTGCCAGCATATTAATCAAAATCACCATCTCTCTAATATTCCTTTAAATAATCCTTCATGCTACTTGTTTCTCCTTTGGCTGAGTACGGAGAAGGGGAAATGTGATTATTGCAGGAtaagtgcactgaaagggatccCTTCCTTCTTTCAGTATCTGTGGTCTTAAGGTTAGCTGGAGAAAATGCAAGGCTTAACTGAAGAGGTTTAAAATTAATGCATCCTGATGTATAGTTTATGGTGTTTTCATGAATAGGACACCAAGAGCTGCAATGTTTGTTTCACTTGAGAATGTTGTCCTGAGCAATCCTCTTAAGCTTTTTCATGTGTTCATCACTTGTCCACCCAGCAGTTGGTTGTGGTAACCCACAATGATAAAGAAAATGCACTGCAAAATGCCTTCTTTGAAATACATATTGGTAAACTGCAGCTAGAATTACAGTGCTGCTCCCAGACTGTGTTCTGATTTACAGCATTATGTCCTAGAATGCAAAaacctcttaaaataaaaataaaacttcaagaAGTTTCCTTACTAACAGCTAGTCTAAACCCGTTTGGGTTTCTTATCAGGATCTCACCTAGAAGGAAAGATTGTCTCCTGCAGATGTGCACCTTCTGAAAAAGCTGCACTGCCTGATAACCAAGCTCGAGAAGGAGGTGCCAGTGCTGTGAATACTGCAAAGGATAGTGGTTCTTGCACTGCTGGCCCTGGATGGACAGATCTACGAAAAGCTACTCTAAAACTACCTCAAGAAACCAAAGACAGCTCTTGTGCTGTAGGAAGTGACAGTGAGGGACTAAACCAGCAACATCAAGGAAATGCAAATGCTTCTCTTGGGCTGAGTGGAGATCTACTGTCTTCTCATTCTGCTACAGTAGAAGGTTTAACAGGACCTAGCTTGTCTGCTGGAAATAGTTTATGTCGGACTGAGGGGCTTCATTCCAGTTCATCAGATGAGCTTGTTGTCTTTGGTCACGCTTCAAAATTAGGCATGAGAGAACTTGGGAGATCACCTTTGCCTTTGGAAGGAAAATCTGAAGCAAAGCAGAGTTGGATTATACCAGGTAGAAAACCGACACTGAGTAAGAGCTGCTGCTCACAGTCTCCTGATAATCACAACATCCTTTTGGAAGCAGATGGTATGGGCTGCACTGGAGGCTCTCCTGAGAGCAGATTAAAGTCGAATACAAATGACTACTTCCAGGTACATCAGCATTCTGAGGAGCTAGAATACAGAGCGCTTGGTGCCTCCTTGCGGCAAAGAGAAGAGGAGCAGCAACAGCAGCGAGTCACAGAAGCAACAGTGTGCGCTAAGAACAGCAAAGTCAGCTCTACTGGGGAGAAAGTTGTCCTCTGGACCAGGTATGTGTACCTCCGCTGCATCTTACCTCCTTAGTTTGGCTTCATCTTTGGTAATAAAGACTATCCTTTATTTTCAtcttgtttctcattttctgatgTCTTTCTCTTACCTTCCTTGAATATTATTGCCTTGTTTCCTGTAAACAAAGTCCATTGTAGCTGCCATCTTGTTCTTTGAGAAACACTGTACTACTTGTGGCAGTATAATTGTTGTAATAATTCAGGCTGGGGaggaaacacatttttcttttctacaaaaagatttaaaaaggaaaaaagcaggctAACTGCAGTTCTGCTTAGAGTTACCTTGTTAGGAGTAGCAGTAGAAGAACAAGCCAGCTGGGCTTGTTCTATGATAAAGTTACCTTTTCTCTGAAACAGACCTGCCAGGCTGCTGGTGGTTTTTCTCTGATGCTTTAATAACCATTGTATTGCTTGCAGGGAGGCTGATCGAGTCATTCTCACTACCTGTCAGGAGAAAGGAGCCCATCTGGAAACCTTCCATGCCATCTCACAGAAACTGGGCAACAAAACTGCTAGTGAGGTAAGGGGCTGGTGTGGAAAAGTCTGCATCTGCTAAAGTGAATGGAGGGGAAAAGGGTGGAAATGAAGGCATTGTGGAGATTTGCTACCATATTATCTCTCAAAAACTTGTTATGTGTAATCCTTACAGAAGCTGTTTGTTCTTGTAGCTTCCACAGCATCCTATGGCAAGGAGCTTGAAAATCTCAGTG includes these proteins:
- the LOC112992192 gene encoding GON-4-like protein isoform X3, whose amino-acid sequence is MPRERSWVAAPARPRGQCWGFAGGMSLSLKMLPCKKRKAAVAGPQSPREPSCAGEEPAPAEPPALAEPPEAGGAEPPPAPRRPGRPGAERAAPRLEGGSVVAAADGACPATSSAAGRAAASPAGARARRDPAETFLKGGKRLAVRAAPGPAQESAGGRQAAREAVPSPESADDGQTPKQHTEEEVVLQRDPYLTDSHSAVQESPVRRSLQLAVRNPATMKPLKNTRAEEQDGEDIERRKRKRKATKRKREGKSQEEEGSLSCDIKLDDTLDRTLEDGAKQHNLTVVNVRNILHEVITNEHVVAMMKAAISETEDIPLFEPKMTRSKLKEVVEKGVVIPTWNISPIKKANEVVQLPILSHRRSHAARRSSPGLVLRIVGLPGNTAWNSTRWPEPCLLQKPPQFVDIPLEEDDSSDEEYQPEDEDEDETAEESLLESDVESTASSPRGAKRSRTRRSSDEEGGTLCETEKVTIPVVRHISAEVVPMGPPPPPKPKQSKDSTFMEKLHAVDEELASSPVCMDSYQSLEDSLIAFRTRSKRPLKDVPLGQLEAELRAPDITPDMYDPNTADDEEWKRWLGGLMNDDVENEDEADDDDDPEYNFLEDLDEPDTEDFRNDRAVRITKKEVNELMEELFETFQDEMGFSNMEDEGPEDEDNVIESRPNFNTPQALRFEEPLANLLNEQHRTVKEQLEQLRMKKSSTKPLQEIEKSKPQNEKPLQSLVLDSMQRKRLQQQMQQHVQLLTQIHLLASSNPALNSEASTTRMFLSELGNFARSSTLLRQSFNPKFQTMFQPCNLKGALQLIDDFHAQVQVDWSPRKSVKKSANEFPCLPKQVAWIFATRRVFMYPELLPICSLKANPPRDKIIFTKAEDNLLALGLKHFEGTDFPKPLISKYLLPTKTAHQLTVRIKNLNMNRAPDNIIRYYKKTKQLPILFKCCEEIQPNEWKPPVEREEHRLPFWLKASLPSIQGELKQLAEDAREMPGSHDAESVFLGTEKETSDTECDEKYPLLMPKGLVLTLKPLANRFSRRAWRRQRSSALKPVFIRPSPCLQPGSNALNIQKTVKLSQSEAPPSKVMVQIPRLIQPATVMQTVSGVQPLNVPAVVGSGDGLEFQNVLSTSHSDSRQSFPAAVPQALVSSSPVAFQPKLILPALAGPKIRKPGVRKVYQKKKGTKSAPLIKTSPLIQPSPVILTVPATTVKVVNIGNGCNMIQPINTTVGRGTQAIPVTTLLVNPSTFPCPLNQPLVTSSIPSLIVSPNPVGLSTSSVVENEEQLNLAPSCPAVNNKNAYPIVEPKAEPQELYISCSAVSPKKECSTNLATSNNGSQEKVNKSDCCSWTVVGTGEENTAEPLSVDLLPHLEDPDEAVKTEREDSNDAIKEVNPIQKRDLLCAEVKEEFMLDLGQELNMEAACSCPNELKEIKKECTSCEEKGEEERQDLQSPPRDEQQMDAGIVAVPQVSSESPKNQSYTTDVEAEFSSPLGKPEDSSSMDGQSVGTPAGPEAGGEKEGQEEEEEEDFDDFTQDEDEEMSSASEESILSVPELQETMEKLTWLATERRLSQEGDSEEENSQEENSEPEEEEEEEGDGIESSQKDDEISGDISEEPKSAFMLTKTAPQVEANRMPPGENMKAPGKSRNSYRTRNKRGRTRASKDTSKLLLLYDEDILERDPLREQKDLAFAQAYLTRVREALQNVPGKYEDFLRVIYEFEISTDKRTAVDLYSTLQKLLHEWPQLLTDFAAFLLPEQALECGLFEEQQAFEKSRKFLRQLEICFAENPAHHQKIIKVLQSCADCLPQEIAELKTQMWQLLKGHDHLQDEFSIFFDHLRPSASRMGDFEEINWTEEKEYEFDGFEEVSLPDVEEEDEPPKMHAASKNKKRKEIGGQNNDKEVEWVDGTKECSCSCHEGSSDLKLKKSKRRTCGHCSSKVCESKLYKNKDSQELTVSLVQQESSLQPEGKNPGISKEPVEESLENRDEGEDIQSRTKTPSRKVDALVSGSHLEGKIVSCRCAPSEKAALPDNQAREGGASAVNTAKDSGSCTAGPGWTDLRKATLKLPQETKDSSCAVGSDSEGLNQQHQGNANASLGLSGDLLSSHSATVEGLTGPSLSAGNSLCRTEGLHSSSSDELVVFGHASKLGMRELGRSPLPLEGKSEAKQSWIIPGRKPTLSKSCCSQSPDNHNILLEADGMGCTGGSPESRLKSNTNDYFQVHQHSEELEYRALGASLRQREEEQQQQRVTEATVCAKNSKVSSTGEKVVLWTREADRVILTTCQEKGAHLETFHAISQKLGNKTASEVSHRFRELMKLFHTSCDGSSEDEEDATSTSNTDQLSDKDLLLSEEEPDD